A stretch of the Actinomyces faecalis genome encodes the following:
- the eno gene encoding phosphopyruvate hydratase yields MALIENVHAREILDSRGNPTLEVEILLEDGASARAAVPSGASTGAFEAVELRDGDKSRYLGKGVEKAVANVNDVIAPEIIGYDAADQRGLDRLMIDLDGTPNKGKLGANAILGVSLAAAQASAESAGLDLFQYVGGPNAHVLPVPMMNILNGGSHADSNVDIQEFMIAPIGATTFREALRMGAEVYHSLKAVVKEKGLSTGLGDEGGFAPNLESNREALELICTAIENAGYKPGADVALAMDVASTEFFDEKTKTYNFEGEARDNAFMVAYYKKLVEDFPIVSIEDPLSEDEWEDWKHLTDEIGDKVQLVGDDFFVTNPERLAKGIELGAANALLVKVNQIGSLTETLEAVEMAHRAGYKSMTSHRSGETEDVTIADLAVATNSGQIKTGAPARGERINKYNQLLRIEEALGEDAVYAGRSAFPRFKG; encoded by the coding sequence GTGGCCCTCATCGAGAACGTTCACGCACGCGAGATCCTCGACTCCCGTGGCAACCCGACCCTCGAGGTCGAGATCCTGCTTGAGGACGGCGCCTCCGCCCGCGCTGCCGTCCCCTCCGGCGCCTCCACCGGTGCCTTCGAGGCCGTTGAGCTGCGCGACGGCGACAAGTCCCGTTACCTGGGCAAGGGCGTCGAGAAGGCCGTTGCCAACGTCAACGACGTCATCGCCCCCGAGATCATCGGCTACGACGCCGCTGACCAGCGTGGCCTGGACCGCCTCATGATCGACCTTGACGGCACCCCCAACAAGGGCAAGCTCGGCGCCAACGCCATCCTGGGCGTCTCCCTGGCCGCCGCGCAGGCCTCTGCCGAGTCCGCTGGCCTGGACCTGTTCCAGTACGTCGGTGGCCCCAACGCCCACGTCCTGCCTGTGCCGATGATGAACATCCTCAACGGTGGCTCCCACGCTGACTCCAACGTGGACATCCAGGAGTTCATGATCGCCCCGATCGGCGCCACGACCTTCCGTGAGGCCCTGCGCATGGGCGCTGAGGTCTACCACTCCCTCAAGGCCGTCGTGAAGGAGAAGGGCCTGTCCACCGGCCTGGGTGACGAGGGTGGTTTCGCCCCCAACCTCGAGTCCAACCGCGAGGCCCTGGAGCTCATCTGCACCGCCATCGAGAACGCCGGCTACAAGCCGGGCGCTGACGTGGCCCTGGCGATGGACGTGGCCTCCACCGAGTTCTTCGACGAGAAGACCAAGACCTACAACTTTGAGGGCGAGGCCCGCGACAACGCCTTCATGGTGGCCTACTACAAGAAGCTTGTGGAGGACTTCCCGATCGTCTCCATCGAGGACCCGCTGTCCGAGGACGAGTGGGAGGACTGGAAGCACCTGACCGACGAGATCGGTGACAAGGTCCAGCTCGTGGGTGACGACTTCTTCGTCACCAACCCCGAGCGCCTGGCCAAGGGCATCGAGCTCGGCGCCGCCAACGCCCTCCTGGTCAAGGTCAACCAGATCGGCTCGCTCACGGAGACCCTTGAGGCTGTGGAGATGGCGCACCGCGCCGGCTACAAGTCGATGACCTCCCACCGCTCCGGTGAGACCGAGGACGTCACCATCGCCGATCTCGCCGTGGCCACCAACTCCGGCCAGATCAAGACCGGAGCCCCCGCCCGTGGCGAGCGCATCAACAAGTACAACCAGCTCCTGCGCATTGAGGAGGCCCTGGGCGAGGACGCCGTCTACGCCGGTCGCTCCGCCTTCCCGCGCTTCAAGGGCTGA
- a CDS encoding FtsB family cell division protein — MLRLGGPDGIAVPARVLILALVLLFAFVITFPALRGYLSQQAQYDAVIKQLTQARATSTALESELAQWDDEAYVRAQARERLSYVMPGETTYVVVGADRLEDRSEQEARAAAEAEAGGPWYTVLRESAEVAGATGEKAPPEESQRGWSTSVPTIPTPTSESADQPAVESGAQ, encoded by the coding sequence ATGCTCCGCCTCGGCGGCCCGGACGGAATCGCCGTCCCAGCCCGGGTGCTCATCCTGGCCCTGGTGCTTCTCTTCGCCTTCGTCATTACCTTCCCGGCGCTGCGTGGGTACCTGTCCCAGCAGGCGCAGTACGACGCTGTCATCAAGCAGCTGACGCAGGCCCGCGCCACCTCCACGGCGCTGGAGTCAGAGCTGGCACAGTGGGACGACGAGGCCTACGTACGGGCTCAGGCACGTGAGCGCCTGTCCTACGTCATGCCGGGGGAGACCACCTACGTCGTCGTCGGAGCGGACCGGCTCGAGGACCGCTCTGAGCAGGAGGCCAGGGCCGCGGCTGAGGCCGAGGCTGGCGGCCCCTGGTACACGGTGCTGCGCGAGTCGGCTGAGGTTGCTGGCGCTACCGGTGAGAAGGCGCCACCGGAGGAGTCTCAGCGGGGCTGGTCGACCTCGGTCCCCACGATCCCGACCCCGACCTCTGAATCTGCTGACCAGCCTGCCGTCGAGTCCGGCGCGCAGTAA
- a CDS encoding DUF501 domain-containing protein, whose translation MSATCRTGEVSEADLEALGEQLGRVPRGVVGIAARCVCGRPTVVRTAPRLPDGSPFPTSYYLTHPAAVKGCSTLEAEHLMEDYNARLGEDPELAAAYARAHEDYLARRAELGSVEEIDGVSAGGMPTRVKCLHALLGHALAAGPGVNPVGDLTLETLRERGMWDPQRCSC comes from the coding sequence CTGTCAGCGACCTGCCGTACCGGGGAGGTCAGCGAGGCGGACCTGGAGGCGCTGGGCGAGCAGCTGGGCCGGGTCCCTCGCGGCGTCGTCGGCATCGCCGCGCGCTGCGTGTGCGGTCGCCCGACCGTCGTGCGCACGGCTCCGCGCCTGCCTGACGGCTCGCCCTTCCCTACCAGCTACTACCTCACTCACCCGGCCGCGGTGAAGGGCTGCTCGACCCTGGAGGCCGAGCACCTCATGGAGGACTACAACGCCCGGCTGGGTGAGGACCCCGAGCTGGCAGCGGCCTACGCCCGCGCCCACGAGGACTACCTCGCCCGTCGCGCCGAGCTGGGAAGCGTCGAGGAGATCGACGGTGTCTCGGCCGGCGGCATGCCGACCCGGGTCAAGTGCCTGCACGCCCTGCTCGGCCACGCCCTGGCGGCCGGCCCTGGCGTCAACCCTGTTGGTGACCTCACCCTGGAGACGCTGCGCGAGCGCGGGATGTGGGACCCGCAGCGCTGCAGCTGCTGA
- a CDS encoding Ppx/GppA phosphatase family protein — protein MTRVAAIDCGTNTIRLLVADLASYEDGTRLVQLVRENEIVRLGQGVDRTGRLDEEALERTLAVVASYAATCRAQGVERVRFVATSATRDASNRSVFVDGVRERLGVEPEVVTGQEEARLSFAGSSLCLDRLTGDVPAGPHLVVDLGGGSTELVLGQRGPQAAFSMDTGSVRVTERYLADGVTPASEASARAHVRELLDRAGDVVDLSAATRLVGLAGTITTVTAHALGLTDFDPDALDGAEVPVETMLASAEEVVHSTAAERESWAYLRPGRRDVIAAGALVWSEVITRVMAETAAGPSPVTSSITSLSDILDGIALSMADGAAAVSA, from the coding sequence ATGACCCGAGTCGCCGCTATCGACTGCGGCACCAACACCATCCGCCTGCTGGTGGCCGATCTTGCCTCGTACGAGGACGGGACGAGGCTGGTCCAGCTGGTACGCGAGAACGAGATCGTGCGCCTGGGCCAGGGTGTTGACCGAACCGGCCGTCTGGACGAGGAGGCTCTGGAGCGCACCCTCGCCGTCGTGGCCTCCTACGCAGCGACCTGTCGCGCCCAGGGGGTGGAGCGTGTGCGATTCGTGGCGACCTCAGCCACGCGCGACGCCTCCAACCGGTCAGTGTTCGTCGACGGGGTGAGAGAGCGTCTGGGCGTCGAGCCCGAGGTCGTGACCGGTCAGGAGGAGGCGCGCCTGTCCTTCGCCGGCTCCTCCCTCTGCCTGGACCGCCTCACGGGCGACGTACCGGCAGGCCCCCACCTCGTCGTCGACCTCGGTGGTGGTTCCACCGAGCTCGTCCTGGGGCAGCGTGGTCCGCAGGCCGCGTTCTCCATGGACACCGGCTCGGTGCGTGTCACCGAGCGCTACCTGGCCGACGGGGTCACGCCCGCCTCCGAGGCGTCGGCGCGCGCCCACGTGCGCGAGCTGCTGGACCGGGCCGGCGACGTCGTCGACCTGTCCGCAGCCACCCGCCTCGTGGGCCTGGCGGGTACCATCACGACGGTCACCGCCCACGCCCTGGGGCTGACGGACTTCGATCCTGACGCCCTGGACGGAGCCGAGGTCCCGGTCGAGACGATGCTGGCCTCCGCGGAGGAGGTCGTGCACTCGACCGCGGCCGAGCGGGAGTCCTGGGCCTACCTGCGGCCGGGACGCCGCGACGTCATCGCGGCCGGGGCACTGGTGTGGTCCGAGGTCATCACGCGCGTCATGGCCGAGACCGCAGCGGGACCGTCCCCGGTGACCTCCTCGATCACCTCCCTGTCTGACATCCTGGACGGGATCGCCCTGTCCATGGCTGACGGCGCGGCGGCGGTCAGCGCATGA